A stretch of the Acidilobus sp. 7A genome encodes the following:
- the gcvPA gene encoding aminomethyl-transferring glycine dehydrogenase subunit GcvPA, which yields MPNSSRSFVEEMLTIIGAKSTDELYSDIPRELFLDEHRWNSLPIGAGRPLSEVEVSAIVEDRLGNVTQLRIPPFAGGGVRPHYVPPVVTEIVRRGEFLTAYTPYQAEVSQGLQQALFEYQSLMADLLEMDVVNSSMYDWASALGEAALMAVRVKGIKRVLVPDVINPFHLSTLKVYAWPQDIEIEFYATDRSTGYANLEDVKEKLSNGGASAVYMELPYTFTGIVDLNARGLAEVSHDAGALFVVGLDPITAGLYKPPGELDADIAVGEGQPLGLGVYAGGSTLGIFAVKWDGQLIKQMPGRIIGLTTTKDGSSRAFTMILQTREQHIRRSKATSNITTNAALNAIAAAVYLSLLGPKGIKELAEAIWHRAHYAAQLLTKAGYKLPLSGEFFEDFIVETRAPYRDVWLRLFDKGIMAGLPLSSYVSWASERWGLLSFSELHSKNNIEELVSSMMEVDSH from the coding sequence ATGCCTAACTCCTCAAGGAGCTTCGTTGAAGAGATGTTAACGATTATTGGCGCGAAGAGCACAGATGAGCTTTACTCCGACATACCGAGGGAACTCTTCCTAGACGAGCACAGGTGGAACTCCTTACCTATAGGCGCTGGCAGACCCCTCAGCGAGGTTGAGGTCTCTGCAATAGTGGAGGATAGACTAGGAAACGTCACGCAGCTTAGGATTCCGCCTTTTGCTGGGGGAGGCGTGAGGCCTCATTACGTGCCTCCCGTAGTGACAGAAATCGTAAGACGCGGCGAGTTCCTCACGGCCTACACCCCCTATCAGGCTGAGGTCAGCCAGGGGCTCCAGCAGGCCCTGTTTGAGTATCAGAGCCTCATGGCAGACCTGCTTGAGATGGACGTCGTCAACTCAAGCATGTATGACTGGGCAAGTGCCCTCGGCGAGGCCGCGCTGATGGCAGTTAGAGTCAAGGGTATCAAGCGCGTCCTAGTGCCCGACGTAATAAACCCCTTCCACCTCTCGACTCTCAAGGTTTATGCGTGGCCGCAGGACATAGAGATTGAGTTCTACGCCACCGACAGAAGCACTGGGTACGCGAACCTGGAGGACGTCAAGGAGAAGCTCAGCAACGGCGGTGCATCGGCCGTTTACATGGAGCTTCCCTACACGTTCACCGGAATAGTAGACCTTAACGCTAGAGGCTTAGCGGAGGTCTCACATGACGCTGGGGCCCTCTTCGTAGTAGGCCTTGACCCGATCACGGCTGGCCTCTATAAGCCGCCTGGGGAGCTCGACGCTGATATAGCTGTTGGCGAGGGGCAGCCCCTCGGCCTTGGCGTTTACGCAGGGGGCTCAACGCTTGGCATATTCGCTGTCAAGTGGGACGGCCAGCTGATAAAGCAAATGCCAGGCAGGATAATAGGGCTCACGACTACTAAGGACGGCAGCTCCCGCGCGTTCACGATGATACTCCAGACAAGGGAACAGCACATAAGGAGGTCAAAGGCCACCAGCAACATAACTACGAACGCCGCCCTCAACGCGATAGCTGCTGCCGTTTACCTGTCGCTCCTCGGCCCTAAGGGCATTAAAGAGTTAGCAGAGGCCATATGGCACAGAGCTCACTACGCGGCGCAGCTCCTCACAAAGGCTGGGTATAAGCTGCCGCTCTCAGGCGAGTTCTTTGAGGACTTCATAGTCGAGACCAGGGCCCCTTACAGAGATGTCTGGCTTAGACTGTTCGATAAAGGCATCATGGCTGGCCTCCCTCTGTCCAGCTACGTGAGCTGGGCCAGTGAGAGGTGGGGGCTTCTGAGCTTCAGCGAGCTGCACAGCAAGAACAACATAGAGGAGCTAGTGAGCTCCATGATGGAGGTGGACTCACATTGA
- a CDS encoding glycoside hydrolase family 15 protein produces the protein MKGASELKLQRPAPKEGAATLTRHIVAAIIATLMIIGAAGPLLTQHALALGSGPSQANLSPSFLMLSNWVNDSFLVMTGIPIENASLDGLVDTEPMITNFYLGPVGLLPIELTFNAGFSRRAFLGLNNTVVIYSDSGYELQTLAPPGTTKLLSLVAAEKQLNAYVNISAGATVTQAQNGVVTYMSAYNLRVYLCTNGSVSYVSRPNYTVISISLPKGQSYVELSLNSTCNPNVGDLINYNAVRVDEWLMSSRRPLGLSSQALASEYYLSLLVLKDDQNPYLGTFAASPSPIYLYSWVRDSSFAAMALQKSGHLDSALKYWLWLLKAPQYGNGVWYTRYNFYTGAPDSSFGIPELDSVGIVEVGIYQYFMLTHNVTFLEEALPLLNKSVSAQVSWILGSKLHLVPEDLSVWEDRLGYHFWTQAFNYLGLVDAAYLLSYLGYNTSPAIKAASLLKESIIKYFWNGTAFYSDMTSEVLFTQNGSELVLTPQAPLLSSSSILPLALNLSAWPGYAVSSDVKSVLKSLWNPSVGGLARFYGDNYHYNEYLFDSSGPMPPWVITTLFLGLYYSESGNYSGAMSALSWAYAHSQHGLLPEAVDPKSGLPLPTTSPLTWSSAMYVLVSLNISPRSGFSRGLYYAVSAALLTIVVIVAYILQRRSASRIRSLES, from the coding sequence TTGAAGGGCGCGTCAGAGTTAAAGTTGCAGAGGCCCGCGCCTAAGGAGGGGGCGGCAACGCTTACGCGTCACATTGTGGCAGCCATTATAGCGACGCTGATGATTATCGGCGCCGCAGGACCCCTCTTAACTCAGCATGCGCTTGCGCTGGGGTCAGGCCCATCCCAAGCTAACCTCTCACCGTCCTTTCTGATGCTAAGCAACTGGGTCAACGACAGCTTCCTAGTGATGACAGGTATACCTATAGAGAACGCGTCACTTGACGGCCTTGTTGACACGGAGCCTATGATAACTAACTTCTACCTAGGCCCTGTGGGGCTCCTTCCAATAGAGCTGACCTTTAACGCTGGGTTCTCCCGTCGGGCCTTTCTAGGCCTAAACAACACTGTAGTTATATACAGCGATAGTGGCTATGAGCTCCAGACCCTCGCCCCGCCTGGAACGACTAAGCTCTTGAGCTTGGTGGCCGCGGAGAAGCAGCTTAATGCATATGTCAACATATCGGCTGGCGCCACCGTAACTCAAGCGCAGAACGGCGTTGTGACCTATATGAGCGCCTACAACCTCAGAGTTTACTTGTGCACTAATGGCTCTGTCTCTTACGTTAGCAGGCCTAACTACACCGTCATAAGTATAAGCCTGCCAAAGGGCCAGAGCTATGTTGAGCTCTCGCTTAACTCAACGTGCAACCCTAACGTAGGGGACCTCATCAATTATAACGCGGTAAGGGTAGACGAATGGCTTATGAGCTCAAGGAGGCCCCTAGGCCTCAGTTCCCAGGCCTTGGCGAGCGAGTACTACCTCTCCCTGCTTGTCTTAAAGGACGACCAGAACCCTTACCTTGGAACATTCGCGGCGTCTCCAAGCCCTATATACCTCTACAGCTGGGTCAGGGACTCGTCCTTCGCCGCAATGGCGCTACAGAAGTCAGGGCACCTTGACAGCGCTCTCAAGTACTGGCTGTGGCTCCTTAAGGCGCCGCAGTACGGCAACGGCGTGTGGTACACCCGTTACAACTTCTACACCGGGGCGCCCGACAGCTCGTTCGGAATACCTGAGCTTGACAGCGTCGGCATAGTTGAGGTCGGCATATACCAGTACTTCATGCTGACCCATAACGTGACGTTCCTTGAGGAGGCCCTGCCCCTGCTCAATAAGAGTGTCAGCGCCCAGGTCTCCTGGATACTTGGGTCTAAGCTTCACCTAGTGCCAGAGGACCTCAGCGTCTGGGAGGACCGTCTTGGATATCACTTCTGGACACAGGCCTTCAACTACCTCGGCCTCGTGGACGCGGCTTACCTGCTGTCCTACCTTGGCTACAATACAAGTCCTGCCATTAAGGCAGCGTCGCTGCTTAAGGAAAGCATTATCAAGTACTTCTGGAACGGCACCGCCTTTTACTCGGATATGACTAGTGAGGTTCTCTTCACCCAAAACGGCTCAGAGCTAGTGTTAACGCCGCAAGCGCCTCTGCTGAGCTCCTCTTCCATTCTTCCCCTCGCGCTTAACCTGAGCGCGTGGCCAGGCTATGCTGTTAGCAGCGACGTTAAGTCTGTCCTTAAGTCCCTCTGGAATCCTAGCGTTGGAGGACTTGCGCGGTTCTATGGTGACAATTATCACTATAATGAGTACCTCTTTGACAGCAGCGGCCCAATGCCACCCTGGGTTATAACTACGCTGTTCCTAGGCCTTTACTACTCAGAGAGCGGCAACTACAGCGGCGCAATGAGCGCCTTAAGCTGGGCATACGCGCACTCCCAGCATGGCCTCCTTCCTGAGGCCGTAGACCCCAAAAGTGGGCTACCTCTCCCCACTACATCGCCTCTAACATGGTCTTCCGCTATGTACGTGTTAGTCTCGCTCAACATTAGCCCAAGGAGTGGCTTTAGCAGAGGCCTTTACTACGCTGTCTCAGCAGCCCTGCTGACTATTGTCGTTATAGTAGCGTATATTCTTCAGAGGAGGTCCGCGAGCAGAATAAGGTCCTTGGAAAGCTAG
- a CDS encoding acetyl ornithine aminotransferase family protein, which translates to MTRVSEAPLIRVEPPGPVARSVIERDSKVLVQSYVRWVPLVVKEGHGAVVEDVDGNKYIDLNAGIAVMNVGHSHPKVVKAIKEQAERLQHYSLTDFYYESAVTAAEKLLGISPVDNGKVFFTNSGTESIEGSLKFARYFYGGSRQYFIAFLGAFHGRTMGSLSLTASKAHYRKGFGPLMPGVVHVPYPYPYRCAFRTDDPKECGEAVLGYLEDWIFAKLVDPSEVAGIIVEPIQGEGGYVVPPDNFLPGLRRLADKHGILLIDDEVQAGMGRSGKWFAIEHWNVKPDIMALAKAVGGGLPLGAVVTRGDVASALTRGSHANTFGGNPIATAAMSAVIDVIKEENLLDHATKLGGEVLKYFNDLKEELEIIGDVRGKGLMIGVELVRDRRTKEPATKELANVLEKSFKRGVVVIGSGMSTIRIAPPLVISDELMMKAVDIIADVLREENRNLRP; encoded by the coding sequence GTGACAAGGGTGTCAGAGGCTCCCCTGATAAGGGTTGAGCCGCCAGGGCCTGTGGCCAGAAGCGTCATTGAGAGGGACTCTAAGGTACTTGTGCAGTCCTACGTGAGGTGGGTGCCCCTAGTGGTTAAGGAGGGTCACGGGGCCGTAGTGGAGGACGTCGACGGCAACAAGTACATAGATCTCAACGCTGGCATAGCAGTCATGAACGTGGGCCACAGCCACCCCAAGGTGGTTAAGGCTATAAAGGAGCAGGCTGAGAGGCTCCAACACTACTCCCTAACTGACTTCTACTACGAGAGCGCTGTGACTGCCGCTGAGAAGCTCCTAGGCATATCACCTGTAGACAACGGCAAGGTGTTCTTCACCAACAGCGGCACCGAGAGTATAGAGGGCTCGCTCAAGTTCGCCAGGTACTTCTACGGCGGCTCGAGGCAGTACTTCATAGCATTCCTTGGGGCCTTCCACGGGAGGACCATGGGCTCCCTCTCGCTCACTGCCAGCAAGGCACACTACAGGAAGGGCTTCGGCCCCCTAATGCCTGGAGTCGTACACGTGCCATACCCGTACCCATACCGCTGCGCGTTCAGGACCGACGACCCCAAGGAGTGCGGCGAGGCCGTCCTAGGTTACCTTGAGGACTGGATATTCGCAAAGCTCGTGGACCCGAGCGAGGTCGCTGGCATAATTGTTGAGCCGATCCAGGGCGAGGGAGGCTACGTGGTTCCGCCTGACAACTTCCTGCCGGGCCTGAGGAGGCTCGCCGACAAGCACGGGATACTCCTGATAGACGATGAGGTGCAGGCCGGGATGGGCAGGAGCGGCAAGTGGTTCGCCATAGAGCACTGGAACGTGAAGCCCGACATAATGGCTTTGGCCAAGGCAGTAGGCGGCGGCCTTCCACTGGGGGCTGTGGTGACCCGCGGCGACGTCGCCTCCGCGCTTACCAGGGGGAGCCACGCCAACACGTTCGGCGGCAACCCCATAGCGACGGCCGCCATGAGCGCCGTAATAGACGTCATTAAGGAGGAGAACCTGCTCGACCACGCCACTAAGCTTGGCGGGGAGGTCCTCAAGTACTTCAATGACCTCAAGGAGGAGCTCGAGATAATAGGTGACGTCCGCGGCAAGGGCCTCATGATAGGGGTTGAGCTCGTCAGGGACAGGCGCACCAAGGAGCCCGCAACCAAGGAGCTCGCTAACGTGCTAGAGAAGTCGTTCAAGCGCGGCGTTGTAGTCATTGGCTCTGGCATGTCCACAATCAGGATAGCTCCGCCGCTAGTGATAAGTGACGAGCTCATGATGAAGGCCGTCGATATAATAGCTGACGTCCTCAGGGAGGAGAACAGGAACCTCAGGCCATAA
- a CDS encoding NDP-sugar synthase, which translates to MGRIAEIKKTAIPIGGLGTRLYPLTVDTSKPMVRFLNRFLIDLIMEELALQGISEVFLGVSGYYNYKDLYDHLGERFSLRTPDGRRLVLKLRYQPNVVSIGNAHSVALLADYYDINDDLLVVQGDTVVSLDLGSMSKLHDAHEAFMTIALKRVDDREALRQLGLAKLGKDWTIETFVEKPANPEKAPSNMANTGVYVLSHDMVKFLRSDEFSSLIKQGRGDFGRDVIPYLIAKGYKIVGYPLDGYWFDVGTLESFIKASFYLLQALPPERLGVSTVYHDTIYMMGFSSRSKKDHVDLIERSAQKRIELRGHVLIGRHVSIEDGAAIVDSIVDNYVIVRSGAKVTNSIVMDRSVVGADSTVESSIIGRHVSIGSSVKIVNSFIGNNVVIGDGAVITDSQIWPNRSIESNTEINNRKGPPS; encoded by the coding sequence GTGGGCAGGATAGCTGAGATTAAGAAGACGGCGATACCTATCGGCGGCCTCGGCACTAGGCTTTACCCGCTTACGGTTGACACCTCAAAGCCTATGGTCAGGTTCCTCAACAGGTTCCTGATAGACCTTATTATGGAAGAGTTGGCTCTTCAGGGCATAAGCGAGGTCTTCCTGGGAGTCAGCGGCTACTACAACTACAAGGACCTTTATGATCACCTGGGGGAGAGATTCTCCCTGCGGACCCCTGATGGCAGAAGGCTCGTGCTAAAGCTTAGGTACCAGCCAAACGTAGTGAGCATAGGCAACGCCCACTCCGTTGCCCTGCTGGCGGATTACTACGACATAAATGATGACCTGCTGGTTGTTCAGGGCGACACCGTTGTAAGCCTTGACCTGGGCAGCATGTCGAAGCTCCACGATGCTCATGAAGCCTTCATGACCATAGCACTTAAGAGGGTTGACGACAGGGAGGCGCTGAGGCAGCTCGGCCTAGCAAAGCTTGGAAAGGACTGGACAATTGAGACCTTCGTGGAGAAGCCCGCGAATCCCGAGAAGGCACCGTCAAACATGGCTAACACGGGCGTCTACGTGCTCTCCCACGACATGGTCAAGTTTCTCAGGTCCGACGAGTTCAGCTCCCTCATAAAGCAGGGCAGAGGTGACTTTGGAAGGGACGTAATACCGTACCTCATAGCTAAGGGCTACAAGATAGTTGGATACCCGCTTGACGGCTACTGGTTCGACGTGGGCACCCTTGAGAGCTTCATTAAGGCCTCCTTCTACCTGCTCCAGGCGTTGCCGCCAGAGAGGTTAGGGGTCTCAACAGTTTACCATGACACGATATACATGATGGGCTTCAGCTCAAGGTCTAAGAAGGACCACGTGGACCTGATTGAGAGGTCCGCCCAGAAGAGGATAGAGCTCAGGGGGCACGTCCTCATAGGGAGGCACGTCTCTATAGAGGATGGGGCAGCCATTGTTGACTCCATAGTTGACAACTACGTTATTGTCAGGTCAGGGGCTAAGGTAACCAACTCAATAGTAATGGACAGAAGCGTAGTTGGCGCTGACTCCACGGTTGAGTCAAGCATTATAGGGAGGCACGTCTCTATAGGCAGCAGCGTAAAGATAGTCAACAGCTTCATAGGCAACAACGTAGTAATTGGCGATGGGGCCGTAATAACGGATTCCCAGATATGGCCCAACAGGTCCATAGAGAGCAACACAGAGATTAACAACAGGAAGGGCCCTCCATCCTGA
- a CDS encoding glycoside hydrolase family 57 protein — protein MTSSVVLFFELHQPLRLKRLSYYSPSNLPQDFDSALDSQGNSEILSRVVSKTYRTATRILYEALDKVSDFKVTMSISGVLLERLRAEHPDVVDLMRKMVERGSLELAVQTYYHSLAWFVDRGEFMEQVKAQVELVKETFGVNPSIAENTEFIYNNDIGCALCNMGFKGVITEGVDGLLGWRSPNYVYRNPLCDVKVLLRNYRLSDDIGFRFSNRQWVGYPLTADKYASWVAASPGDLVVVALDYETFGEHHWPESGIHEFLRWLPIELSRKGVKFLKASEALNLEAKDYFDVPPWSTISWADERDLSAWLGNGMQRKAFDTLRRYYYFAKALGGDYLRAWRIMSISDHFYYMATKPGGEGEVHAYFSYLGDPYDSFLTYSYALELLGLKLKEGLRRSPCALLRVKLPGDLCFNFRDKAGNVIGTACSVGELLQAEQSLPKEVVNAAETNYYINKWLQDLFGLDAERARHLMSACT, from the coding sequence ATGACGTCCAGCGTTGTTCTCTTCTTTGAGCTCCACCAGCCCCTGAGGCTTAAGAGGCTCTCCTACTACTCGCCATCTAACTTACCACAGGACTTTGATAGCGCGTTAGACTCTCAGGGCAACTCGGAGATACTCTCACGCGTAGTCTCCAAGACCTACAGGACCGCCACGAGGATACTGTACGAGGCGCTTGACAAGGTAAGCGACTTTAAGGTTACTATGAGCATCAGCGGCGTCCTGCTGGAGAGGTTAAGGGCTGAGCACCCTGATGTAGTTGATTTAATGAGAAAGATGGTTGAGAGGGGGTCCCTGGAGCTGGCAGTCCAGACCTACTACCACTCCCTGGCATGGTTCGTTGACAGGGGCGAGTTCATGGAGCAGGTCAAGGCCCAGGTGGAGCTCGTGAAGGAGACGTTTGGAGTCAACCCCTCCATCGCTGAGAACACGGAGTTTATATACAACAACGACATTGGCTGTGCCCTGTGCAACATGGGCTTTAAGGGCGTCATAACCGAGGGCGTGGACGGCCTCTTGGGATGGCGCTCACCTAACTACGTCTACCGTAACCCGCTCTGCGACGTTAAGGTTCTACTGAGGAACTACAGGCTCAGTGACGACATTGGCTTCAGGTTCAGCAACAGGCAATGGGTGGGCTACCCTCTGACGGCAGACAAGTACGCTTCCTGGGTGGCCGCGAGCCCAGGAGACCTTGTAGTTGTCGCCCTTGACTATGAGACCTTCGGAGAGCATCACTGGCCTGAGTCAGGCATCCATGAGTTCCTGAGATGGCTTCCAATAGAGCTGAGCAGGAAAGGGGTCAAGTTTCTCAAGGCCTCCGAGGCCCTAAACCTTGAGGCCAAGGATTACTTCGACGTACCCCCGTGGTCAACGATAAGCTGGGCCGACGAGAGGGACCTGAGCGCCTGGCTGGGCAACGGAATGCAGAGAAAGGCCTTTGACACACTCAGGAGATACTACTACTTTGCTAAGGCCCTGGGGGGCGACTACTTAAGGGCCTGGAGAATAATGTCGATAAGCGACCACTTCTACTACATGGCCACGAAGCCTGGGGGAGAGGGGGAAGTTCACGCATACTTCAGCTATCTGGGTGACCCCTACGACTCCTTCCTCACGTACAGCTACGCGCTGGAGCTCCTCGGCCTCAAGTTAAAGGAGGGGCTCAGAAGAAGCCCCTGCGCGCTGCTTAGAGTTAAGCTGCCAGGCGACCTCTGCTTTAACTTCAGGGATAAGGCTGGGAATGTTATAGGAACAGCGTGCAGCGTAGGGGAGCTCCTGCAGGCTGAACAGAGCCTGCCGAAGGAAGTAGTTAACGCAGCTGAAACCAACTACTATATCAATAAATGGCTACAGGACCTGTTCGGCTTGGACGCTGAGAGAGCTAGGCACCTCATGAGCGCGTGCACTTAG
- a CDS encoding glycogen/starch synthase translates to MAHRGLIAPRSIKRVWMLTFELAPIVKLGGLGEAVYLYAKSLSQEGIEVTVLMPSHGRHLDLGTRARYGLKPLDFAACGSRRGVDGNKYDYCLGAEEAFIDNFRVVLFKGLDYSTGVVFDSWSPYSYVEEKAALLARAVRAFSWTEVQPDIIHMNDWHTVLAGVALRDEFEKRGYAIPLLYTIHLSGSPSFPWHYASSDWAGLDDSPHLVWKVYRHEPVSNRNAWDSVGGNVEAFGVIEADTLQTVSYSYLNEELKRKYGDWIGSKSCVVYNATDWSLEEVERWIKSSYGTIDHQVLFEIIDKYIRPGSWTDDIDKRLAPFLIAGRLTSQKGIDLAIRALDYAPSASLVVLGIPVGDYGYEQYVRRLAEERRGRVIISANRLPNEVYRALVRLSTSMLAPSRWEPFGLVAAESLSLGTPVIATAVGGLKEIVVDVRSGKGDGLLVRPEDPHELGLAMESMTHIMWDHDVERIPIERLRSMAQSEPTLDSYIREFAINDVNNRFRPKSAAAQLLSCYDKARQMAYYKAITT, encoded by the coding sequence TTGGCTCACAGAGGGCTTATAGCGCCAAGGTCGATAAAGAGGGTCTGGATGCTGACGTTTGAACTAGCCCCTATAGTGAAGCTTGGCGGCCTTGGTGAGGCGGTGTACCTTTACGCTAAGTCCCTCAGCCAGGAGGGCATAGAGGTCACAGTGCTGATGCCATCGCACGGAAGACACCTTGACCTTGGGACGAGGGCGAGATACGGGCTGAAGCCGCTTGACTTTGCAGCGTGCGGCAGCCGGAGGGGCGTCGATGGCAATAAATACGATTACTGCCTAGGGGCTGAGGAAGCCTTCATAGATAACTTCAGGGTTGTGCTTTTCAAGGGCCTTGACTATTCAACAGGCGTGGTCTTTGACTCGTGGAGCCCCTACTCTTATGTTGAGGAGAAGGCGGCCTTACTAGCGAGGGCCGTGAGGGCGTTCTCGTGGACAGAGGTCCAACCTGACATAATTCACATGAATGACTGGCACACGGTGCTGGCTGGCGTAGCGCTTAGGGACGAGTTTGAGAAGAGGGGATACGCCATTCCCCTCCTTTACACGATACATCTGAGCGGCTCCCCAAGCTTCCCCTGGCACTACGCCTCGTCGGACTGGGCAGGCCTTGATGATAGCCCCCACCTGGTCTGGAAGGTTTACAGGCACGAGCCTGTGAGCAATAGGAATGCCTGGGACTCGGTTGGGGGCAACGTAGAGGCCTTCGGCGTCATTGAGGCTGATACACTGCAGACAGTCAGCTACTCCTACTTGAATGAGGAGCTGAAGAGGAAGTATGGGGACTGGATAGGCAGCAAGTCCTGCGTTGTCTATAATGCCACGGACTGGAGCCTCGAGGAGGTCGAGAGGTGGATAAAGTCAAGCTATGGCACTATTGATCATCAGGTGCTCTTTGAGATTATAGATAAGTACATAAGGCCGGGCTCCTGGACAGATGACATAGATAAGAGGCTGGCGCCTTTCCTTATCGCAGGCAGGCTGACGTCTCAGAAAGGAATAGACCTGGCCATAAGGGCCCTTGACTATGCGCCCTCGGCGTCCCTTGTGGTGCTCGGCATACCTGTCGGCGACTATGGGTACGAGCAGTACGTCAGAAGGCTTGCAGAGGAGAGGAGGGGTAGGGTGATTATATCCGCTAACAGGCTACCCAACGAGGTCTACAGGGCCCTTGTAAGGCTCTCCACGTCAATGCTAGCGCCGTCTAGATGGGAGCCATTCGGGCTTGTCGCAGCCGAGAGCCTCTCCCTTGGGACCCCTGTGATAGCGACAGCCGTAGGAGGCCTTAAGGAAATAGTTGTTGACGTAAGGTCAGGGAAAGGGGACGGCCTTTTGGTTAGGCCCGAGGACCCCCACGAGCTTGGCTTAGCAATGGAGTCCATGACCCACATAATGTGGGACCACGACGTTGAGCGCATACCCATTGAGAGGCTGAGGTCAATGGCGCAGAGTGAGCCAACCCTGGACTCCTACATCAGGGAGTTCGCGATCAACGATGTTAACAACAGGTTCAGGCCCAAGTCTGCAGCGGCGCAGCTGCTCTCATGCTATGACAAGGCCAGGCAGATGGCCTACTACAAGGCGATAACCACATGA
- the alaXM gene encoding alanyl-tRNA editing protein AlaXM produces MVRLLYQEDSYIKEFEASVTKIDQNKVYLDATAFHPGPSGGLDADTGVLVLPADAQVKVIDVVEDGDDVAHVLESPAQLKQGDRVRGIIDWDRRYSMMRLHTASHVLAAVLYNKYNAKITGGRIRPDMAQDDFDLSNLENWRSAIADAVKEANEILRKCVEVKVYWLEREKALQIPGIVKLASRLPPAVDRLRVVEIPGVDIQADGAPHVKNTCEVGSIEVINIENRGRTRKRVYYRLSQQVPSF; encoded by the coding sequence ATGGTTAGGTTGCTATACCAGGAGGACTCATATATCAAGGAGTTTGAGGCGAGCGTGACTAAAATCGACCAGAACAAGGTCTACCTTGACGCCACCGCCTTCCACCCGGGGCCCTCAGGGGGCCTTGACGCTGACACGGGCGTGCTGGTGTTGCCCGCTGACGCCCAGGTCAAGGTTATAGACGTGGTTGAGGACGGTGACGACGTAGCCCACGTACTTGAGTCGCCCGCCCAGCTTAAGCAGGGCGACCGCGTGAGGGGCATCATAGATTGGGACAGGAGGTACTCCATGATGAGGCTTCACACGGCCAGTCACGTCCTAGCTGCAGTGCTCTACAACAAGTACAACGCCAAAATAACGGGTGGTCGCATAAGGCCTGACATGGCTCAGGACGACTTTGACCTGTCTAACTTGGAGAACTGGAGGAGCGCCATAGCTGACGCCGTCAAAGAGGCTAATGAAATCCTGAGGAAGTGCGTTGAAGTTAAGGTGTACTGGCTTGAGAGGGAGAAAGCCCTGCAGATACCGGGCATAGTCAAGCTCGCCAGCAGGCTGCCCCCAGCCGTTGACAGGCTAAGGGTAGTTGAGATACCGGGCGTTGACATACAGGCTGATGGAGCCCCTCACGTTAAAAACACCTGTGAGGTTGGCAGCATAGAGGTCATTAACATAGAGAACAGGGGCAGGACAAGGAAAAGGGTGTACTATAGGCTATCGCAGCAGGTGCCAAGTTTTTGA